From one Bdellovibrionales bacterium CG10_big_fil_rev_8_21_14_0_10_45_34 genomic stretch:
- a CDS encoding dihydrolipoyllysine-residue succinyltransferase, whose product MKVDVLLPSPGESINEGIISEWLKSDGDYVEKGEAILLVDTDKANLDVKAEASGSLKTFAKAGDTVAVGAKIAEIDTSAVASKKGPEKTAEKTKETSATQQASAHKQDTPLSMAPSQPAGGSLETLSPAVRKMAVEKNIDVSSVTGTGKGGRLLKEDLLNHSNSSTKIAPSAMSTPALKIPTLAGTGTSGTQRRVAMSNIRKRIAERLLSSQHSTATLTTFNEVDMKPVMDLRAKYKDAFKERYGVGLGFMGFFVKATIEALKQLPQVNAYIDGSDILYNDYYNIGVAVGTEKGLVVPVIKNADQLTLAGVEVAIRDFAVKAKDGKLGVDDMQGGTFTISNGGVYGSLMSTPILNPPQSGILGMHKIEERPVVIAGKVEVRPMMYLALSYDHRMIDGKEAVTFLVRIKECLEDPARILLEV is encoded by the coding sequence ATGAAAGTCGACGTATTGCTACCATCCCCAGGTGAATCTATTAACGAAGGAATTATTAGCGAATGGCTAAAGTCTGATGGCGACTATGTTGAAAAAGGCGAGGCGATTCTTTTAGTCGATACAGATAAAGCAAATTTAGATGTTAAAGCCGAAGCCTCAGGCTCGTTAAAGACTTTCGCAAAAGCGGGAGATACTGTTGCAGTTGGCGCCAAGATTGCCGAAATTGACACCTCAGCTGTAGCCTCAAAAAAGGGACCTGAGAAAACTGCAGAAAAGACTAAAGAAACCTCAGCAACACAGCAAGCCAGTGCTCACAAACAAGATACCCCGCTAAGTATGGCGCCATCACAACCGGCAGGTGGCAGTCTTGAAACTCTCAGCCCAGCAGTCAGGAAGATGGCTGTAGAAAAAAATATCGATGTATCCTCGGTGACTGGAACCGGCAAAGGTGGCAGGCTTCTTAAAGAAGATCTTCTGAACCATAGCAATTCGTCCACTAAAATTGCGCCATCTGCGATGAGTACTCCGGCTTTAAAAATTCCAACACTTGCCGGTACTGGCACATCTGGAACTCAAAGAAGAGTGGCTATGTCGAATATTCGTAAGAGAATTGCTGAGAGGCTCTTGAGCTCTCAGCACTCAACAGCCACTCTCACTACTTTTAACGAAGTCGACATGAAGCCAGTCATGGATCTAAGAGCAAAGTACAAAGACGCCTTCAAAGAGCGCTACGGTGTTGGTCTTGGCTTCATGGGTTTTTTCGTAAAGGCTACTATTGAAGCACTAAAACAACTCCCTCAAGTCAATGCTTACATAGACGGATCAGACATTCTCTATAATGACTATTACAATATCGGAGTTGCTGTTGGCACCGAGAAGGGGCTTGTGGTCCCTGTAATTAAAAATGCCGACCAACTCACTCTTGCGGGAGTCGAAGTGGCCATTAGAGATTTTGCTGTAAAAGCTAAAGACGGAAAGCTCGGCGTCGATGATATGCAAGGTGGAACATTCACCATCAGCAATGGTGGCGTCTACGGTTCGCTAATGTCGACCCCAATTTTGAATCCGCCTCAAAGCGGTATATTGGGTATGCACAAAATTGAAGAGCGACCTGTTGTCATTGCCGGCAAAGTGGAAGTTCGTCCGATGATGTATTTGGCGCTCTCTTACGATCATAGAATGATTGACGGTAAAGAAGCCGTGACCTTTTTAGTAAGAATTAAAGAGTGCTTGGAAGATCCAGCGAGAATTTTGCTAGAAGTTTAA
- the lpdA gene encoding dihydrolipoyl dehydrogenase — translation MSQEFDVVIVGAGPGGYVCAIRATQLGLKTAIVEKDPTLGGTCLNVGCIPSKALLESSEFFHQATHSASDHGVEVAAVKLNLAKMLKRKEKIVSDLTGGISFLMKKNKVKVFTGLGRFTSENSLTVDSGKTQTTLSFKNAVIATGSTPTALPFAPFNGKTIVSSTEALSFEQVPRSLVVVGGGYIGLELGSVWSRLGSEVHVLEFGDRTCGPMDRDMSKKLEQLLAKQGLKIRLKTKVTGVAEDKKTKKVTVEAEDLNSGEKIVLNADKVLVSIGRRPFTENLSLESVGVKTDERGFLPVNDHYQTNVSHIYAVGDVIGGAMLAHKAEEEGVAVAEIIAGQAGHVNYNTVPSVIYTHPEVASVGLSEEAAKAKGLEINIGKFNLSANGRAKALGQTDGFVKIIADKKTDRILGVHIIAGRASEMIAEAVIAMEFYSSSEDLAKSFHAHPTLAEAVREAALDVLGNLRQS, via the coding sequence ATGAGCCAAGAGTTTGATGTAGTTATTGTAGGAGCAGGCCCCGGTGGTTATGTCTGCGCGATTCGCGCGACCCAATTGGGATTGAAGACGGCAATTGTTGAAAAAGACCCCACGCTTGGTGGAACATGCCTTAACGTGGGCTGCATACCCTCTAAGGCTTTGTTGGAATCCAGCGAGTTTTTTCACCAAGCTACTCATTCGGCAAGCGATCATGGCGTTGAGGTTGCTGCTGTAAAGTTAAACCTTGCGAAAATGCTTAAGCGAAAAGAGAAGATTGTCAGCGATCTTACGGGCGGCATCTCCTTTTTGATGAAAAAAAATAAGGTCAAAGTTTTTACCGGTTTGGGCCGGTTTACTTCCGAGAATTCCTTGACTGTCGACAGCGGGAAGACTCAGACAACTTTAAGTTTTAAAAACGCAGTTATCGCAACGGGTAGCACTCCTACCGCTTTGCCTTTTGCTCCCTTCAACGGAAAAACCATAGTTTCCTCAACAGAAGCACTCTCGTTTGAGCAAGTGCCAAGATCTCTTGTTGTAGTTGGAGGCGGGTATATAGGTCTTGAACTCGGATCTGTTTGGAGTCGACTAGGCAGCGAAGTGCATGTGCTGGAGTTTGGCGATAGAACATGCGGCCCAATGGATCGCGATATGAGTAAGAAGCTTGAGCAGCTATTGGCAAAACAAGGCTTGAAGATTCGTTTAAAGACGAAAGTTACCGGCGTCGCTGAAGATAAAAAGACTAAGAAAGTCACGGTTGAAGCAGAAGACTTAAACTCTGGAGAAAAAATTGTTCTTAACGCCGATAAAGTGCTCGTGAGTATAGGGCGTCGACCTTTCACAGAAAATTTGTCTCTCGAGAGCGTCGGAGTCAAAACAGATGAACGTGGTTTTTTACCTGTGAATGATCATTACCAAACTAATGTTTCTCATATCTACGCCGTCGGAGACGTTATTGGCGGAGCGATGCTCGCTCACAAAGCCGAAGAAGAAGGCGTTGCTGTTGCAGAGATCATCGCAGGTCAAGCTGGGCATGTTAATTACAACACCGTACCAAGTGTTATCTACACACATCCAGAAGTAGCGTCTGTTGGTTTAAGCGAGGAAGCCGCAAAAGCTAAAGGACTTGAGATCAACATCGGAAAGTTCAATCTCTCTGCCAATGGTCGAGCGAAAGCCCTGGGGCAGACCGATGGATTCGTAAAAATAATTGCCGACAAAAAGACGGACCGCATTTTGGGCGTGCATATTATTGCGGGAAGAGCCAGTGAGATGATTGCTGAGGCGGTTATCGCGATGGAGTTTTACTCTAGCAGCGAAGATTTGGCGAAAAGCTTTCATGCACACCCAACTCTTGCCGAAGCTGTCCGTGAAGCTGCTTTAGATGTTCTTGGGAATCTCCGTCAGTCTTAA